From a single Longimicrobiales bacterium genomic region:
- the cmk gene encoding (d)CMP kinase, translated as MIIAIDGPAGSGKSSTARAVARELGFRHLDSGAFYRALTYAAMERGIPPAEWPKFDEARLESFHVSAEPADTGFRMLLAGNDISGPIRRAEVNALVSAMARVPAVRDWLLRTLRETARHTDLVADGRDMGTVVFPAADLKIFLVADPAVRAQRRLTQMGLPVDEESVRDEVDRIEARDRADSSREVAPLRQATDAVLLDTTDLTFDAQVARIVELARARSHDSGPATP; from the coding sequence GTGATCATTGCCATCGACGGTCCGGCCGGCTCGGGCAAGAGCAGCACCGCGCGCGCCGTGGCCAGGGAGCTGGGCTTTCGACATCTCGATTCGGGTGCGTTCTATCGAGCCCTCACCTACGCGGCCATGGAGCGCGGCATTCCGCCCGCTGAATGGCCAAAGTTCGACGAGGCCCGTCTGGAGTCCTTCCACGTTTCCGCAGAGCCGGCCGACACCGGATTCCGCATGCTGCTGGCAGGTAACGACATCTCCGGTCCGATCCGCAGGGCCGAGGTCAACGCCCTCGTTTCGGCCATGGCCCGTGTCCCCGCCGTGCGGGACTGGCTGCTCAGGACACTGCGCGAGACGGCCCGCCACACCGACCTGGTCGCGGATGGCCGTGACATGGGGACGGTCGTATTCCCCGCCGCGGATCTCAAGATCTTCCTCGTCGCCGACCCGGCCGTGCGTGCGCAGCGACGCCTGACTCAGATGGGTCTGCCCGTTGATGAAGAGAGCGTACGCGATGAGGTCGACCGCATTGAGGCCCGGGACCGCGCCGATTCCTCGCGCGAGGTCGCACCGCTGCGCCAGGCGACGGATGCGGTGCTGCTCGACACAACCGACCTCACGTTCGACGCGCAGGTCGCGAGGATCGTGGAGCTGGCGCGGGCGCGCAGCCACGACTCAGGACCCGCCACCCCTTGA
- the aroA gene encoding 3-phosphoshikimate 1-carboxyvinyltransferase, protein MHPEIRERQLRVPGDKSITHRALILAALATGRSRIMRPLVGADTQSTAASLRSLGVSLPALADDLTIPGAGLHGLRAAAGPIDCGNSGTTARLLMGVLAGCPFESTLTGDASLCSRPMRRVTVPLELMGAAFHELGAPDRLPIRMQGGALRPLHYDSPHASAQVKSAILIAGLTGSADVVVTEPFLSRDHTERMLGRLGVPLRRGLNPDGRPEVTLSPVAELDAFEIEVPGDLSSAAFMIAHALFSASVPVRIRDVGLNPARTGFLDVVQRMGGRVSVENVRESCGEPLGDIVVEQSGLRSAHITAEEVPSLVDEIPVLAVLAAHAEGTTVIEGAGELRVKESDRITAMVDNLRAVGASAEERPDGLVVHGNPVRRGSGSPLRGAVRVHGDHRIAMAFGVLGAVTGGAVRVDDPDAVAVSFPGFWDMLADSAERQP, encoded by the coding sequence ATGCATCCTGAAATACGGGAGCGTCAGCTCCGGGTGCCCGGCGACAAGTCGATCACGCATCGCGCGCTCATCCTGGCGGCGCTCGCGACGGGCCGCAGCAGGATAATGCGTCCGCTCGTGGGTGCGGACACGCAATCCACCGCTGCGTCACTCCGCAGCCTCGGTGTCTCGCTTCCCGCGCTCGCGGACGATCTCACGATCCCGGGCGCCGGGCTGCACGGACTGCGTGCAGCTGCAGGACCGATCGACTGCGGTAACAGCGGCACGACGGCGCGCCTGCTGATGGGCGTGCTCGCGGGCTGTCCATTCGAGAGCACCCTCACCGGTGACGCATCGCTCTGCTCGCGCCCCATGCGGCGCGTGACTGTACCGCTGGAGCTCATGGGGGCCGCGTTTCATGAGCTGGGCGCGCCCGATCGCCTGCCGATCCGCATGCAGGGCGGCGCGCTCCGCCCGCTCCACTACGACAGCCCGCACGCCTCGGCGCAGGTGAAGAGCGCCATCCTGATTGCGGGTCTCACCGGCAGCGCAGACGTCGTCGTGACCGAGCCGTTTCTGAGTCGCGACCATACGGAGCGCATGCTCGGCAGGCTCGGCGTGCCGCTGCGCCGCGGACTCAACCCGGACGGCCGGCCCGAGGTCACACTTTCCCCCGTGGCCGAACTGGATGCCTTCGAGATCGAGGTGCCGGGTGACCTCTCTTCGGCCGCGTTCATGATTGCACACGCGCTCTTCTCGGCCAGCGTGCCGGTCCGCATACGGGATGTCGGGCTGAACCCCGCGCGCACGGGATTCCTTGACGTGGTCCAGCGCATGGGGGGACGCGTGAGCGTCGAGAACGTGCGCGAATCGTGCGGAGAGCCGCTCGGGGATATCGTCGTCGAGCAGAGCGGTCTTCGTTCCGCGCACATCACTGCGGAGGAGGTCCCGTCGCTGGTCGATGAGATCCCCGTTCTTGCGGTGCTTGCGGCGCACGCCGAAGGCACAACGGTCATTGAAGGGGCAGGTGAGTTGCGCGTGAAGGAATCGGATCGAATCACGGCGATGGTCGACAACCTCAGGGCCGTCGGTGCGAGCGCGGAAGAGCGGCCGGATGGACTGGTCGTACACGGGAACCCCGTCCGGCGGGGCAGTGGCTCGCCGCTGCGCGGCGCCGTGCGCGTCCACGGCGACCATCGGATTGCGATGGCCTTCGGCGTGCTCGGCGCGGTAACGGGGGGTGCCGTACGCGTGGACGATCCCGATGCCGTCGCCGTCAGCTTCCCGGGCTTCTGGGACATGCTCGCCGACAGCGCGGAGCGACAGCCGTGA